Proteins from one Colias croceus chromosome 22, ilColCroc2.1 genomic window:
- the LOC123702026 gene encoding uncharacterized protein LOC123702026 isoform X3 — MSTMACVVSWCDNRRGTLQSKSNKISFHGFPNDEKRREAWIKLFRKIFKQPSWEPLRNSVICSIHFDVSDIYFTPKGRGRLKPHALPTKFLTVPSADAPDEVESQQIERVPAVEQPEVQSEFEPVARPVVQQVTQPVPTVKDNKFNDMRERKSSEVDKFKRRIVRTVSRKIREHNDEEELEKMWETMKKETRCDCKLLWERMRTLTLKKLKRLLPADDRNDTITSIARLSATDWLLFDLVLVHENIDVIGQELWEKTGEEPEVLYELFFLVQEYEVEKLSGTALVDAWLSLTREYNEGDRKCSPMMLQRRWYQMKQCARERFYNFWGSYRGNINLLERAKVHKPTNLQVDIVRKYRTIIIKKFSDWEELIAERKVILAQEFDERIAASRKNPVQLQDEQPEVELVEQNVETISLEGDSDSDNEGEKDQENSDTTKFTAKIKKELIDSIDIEETDSLKLLESINIPCETPFGQIEDESLPADANSASETIPTLLNDTLKDNVENETDDDDDMDELTPCDDDDSDFDQNEDEKDHNEYSNKTKSSEGSPTQVTDDITEDDESGIAIVKTKTEIDTSYEGTGNLDSTHMLNSNNLPVHDSTVTNELVNNSVITKEMESAINILDDDEEMEVEATEDMLPKIASVTSVAVPTSTKLEAIDDQILSEKANSLPTSMKPVASYDQILAEKANSLPTSMKPVASYDQILAEKANSLPTSMKPQASYDQILAEKANSLPTSMKPVASYDQILAEKANSLPTSMKPQASYDQILAEKANSLPKTIEPEASYDQILAEKANSLPKCIEPEVSYDQILAEKANSLPKYIEPEASYDKILAEKANSLPKCIDPEVSYDQILAEKANSLLNSIKPEAIIDQSEAEKANSLAFFQHKDFLDNFEVLPSDIQFVDDGIVIDDEDDDNVKDEIKIKIEDAQVTDTNGENESCNVDLKLLLFPTVYTKKLDHMDVFKFLEYDQIRDRRIIDCAIIESKPVDVKAVKTEENPKDKPKEQKIESKEELKQPKEEPEQEQNIQVKEEPKIVPKEEPEEEFDVDNFDNDLATSSDEESIDFQKHRIKLSSWLLQKPRVKNYNPIQLCKNPDFNTRLKRLTSGFLSYERNRRYLKRCQPVTIDLHKTFETKLIYKTLYLKDEYTQAISIPGPIAPIPRTSSSELCAARISNINNVDRPNELPDTSSQTATPMLQTVSSQRNKVVNLPDINEVRRINQNLLCAEVAPIQSKSPPIKLNASPHSSDKDVEMVENDTFIENSTGKTGGQDVEIVNRDITGEVEISNLGVDVVQTPHTIPDADLTSININSNASKTVKLKSMQDKLMNRLSKLSTLCPDSRGKKTTKLVEKPIYKTARLQRLRIPWLSRTNYRCEDALLASDTVDKMLMLFTGEICYRKKKSNSNHKMISSSTGATSSETLKETLDVVSLQTNSTPVAQTSVNKQNVDFDVQKKNKKRGKKPVLMPLKQNSDDVNIVLKYCCWARKKIANKGVNEDFHTCKTHCVCCCSNILGKILKRGVWKTKMDQQLVEPIVLSDDDSDVVKSNVDTNSMEDNTTLNTPEISSLVPESINIDNSIDSQDISNISEHKDRQTLQMANISDLSQQPILVTSLPQPLVTQSQPQSSQLQPNSEVTETRSSETFSVKYSKSTVRGRLRKRPEMPKTVYSYNKLAQEKVQVKLKGNEIPRPSPIFIGVNKILLTSRPYYRPPDLPLEAPQILLPNGVHFVLLPNKELAVSIEPGVELDQNELQELQSIKNNIQKHIDTFSLFNNATTNNLPDCGTDNNNHQEDNENSEINENAMHENEDKVDDLQQSDASNLPNTNQTQSISDLPLDNINYLETNNLLDGKNKDEQNSDKQEKGADEVSLLGNPSTGATMTSRKTILSDLMEMSGISEEDAKIPETPTRNLLMTINPLPMDGTVQTPLPATSVEQELVVTDFIQSPPALAALAARPDLKIVTTYNDLKSSFDINSNFFKLDIMTGEMSSVNVCIKKREPLLKTKHGIPNSDVVVDLTEDTENDGQPSNTEIEDTEKGETVNIETESVAKPVKLFRAIHPSILRNDSKGFSVLKTFKDIRSDRIFKRVDANKILKIVTVNKRKQHLNQPFRLEISDSDEDGKLEKNMPEGHEKTQLKTIDDYSDESDEEPLAKKAKRQSEIAAYSVPSTNNDEANDNEKSQSEENMTLLEMPNHMLMDEELDEQPELEACENDSEEDCILGV, encoded by the exons atgtctACTATGGCTTGCGTCGTGAGTTGGTGCGACAATAGACGCGGGACTCTTCAAtcgaaatcaaataaaatatctttccaCGG atttccGAACGACGAAAAAAGGCGAGAGGCTTGGATTAAACTATTcaggaaaatttttaaacaacctTCATGGGAACCACTTAGGAATTCCGTAATATGCAGCATACATTTCGATGTATCAGACATTTATTTCACTCCGAAGGGTCGTGGACGATTAAAACCGCACGCATTGCCAACTAAG tttttgacGGTACCAAGCGCGGATGCACCAGATGAAGTGGAATCTCAACAAATAGAGCGAGTACCTGCAGTTGAGCAACCAGAGGTACAGTCGGAATTTGAGCCAGTGGCAAGGCCAGTTGTTCAGCAAGTTACACAGCCAGTGCCGACCGtgaaagataataaatttaacgaTATGAGGGAGAGGAAGTCGAGTGAAGTAGATAAGTTCAAAAGGAGAATCGTACGCACGGTGTCAAGAAAAATCAGGGAGCACAATGATGAGGAGGAGCTGGAAAAAATGTGGGAGACGATGAAAAAGGAGACGCGGTGTGACTGCAAATTGTTATG GGAACGAATGCGCACCCTAACCCTGAAGAAGCTCAAGCGCTTGCTGCCTGCGGACGACAGGAACGACACGATCACCAGCATAGCCCGGCTCTCCGCCACCGACTGGCTGTTATTCGATCTGGTGCTGGTTCACGAGAATATTGATGTCATTGGGCAG gaACTATGGGAAAAAACTGGTGAGGAGCCAGAAGTGCTGTACGAGTTGTTTTTCCTCGTCCAAGAGTATGAGGTGGAGAAATTGAGTGGGACTGCTCTTGTTGATGCGTGGCTGAGCCTCACTCGGGAGTATAATGAAGG aGATCGTAAATGTTCGCCAATGATGTTACAACGACGGTGGTACCAAATGAAACAGTGCGCTAGAGAAaggttttacaatttttgggGCAGTTACAGAGGCAATATCAATTTATTGGAGCGGGCAAAAGTGCATAAACCGACAAACCTACAAGTCGATATAGTTAGAAA atacagaacaataattataaaaaaattttcgGATTGGGAGGAATTGATAGCCGAACGGAAGGTCATATTAGCTCAGGAATTT gaTGAAAGGATAGCGGCTTCTCGGAAGAATCCGGTACAACTACAAG ATGAGCAACCCGAAGTTGAACTTGTGGAACAAAATGTGGAAACCATAAGTCTTGAAGGTGACTCTGACTCTGATAACGAGGGTGAAAAAGATCAAGAAAATAGTGACACGACTAAATTTACTGCTAAGATTAAAAAAGAACTTATTGACTCCATTGACATTGAGGAAACTGACAGTCTAAAATTACTGGAGTCAATAAATATCCCATGCGAAACACCTTTTGGACAAATTGAAGATGAGTCGCTACCCGCTGATGCAAATAGTGCAAGTGAAACGATTCCCACTTTACTAAATGATACTCTCAAAGATAATGTAGAAAACGAAACAGATGATGACGATGATATGGATGAGCTAACACCctgtgatgatgatgattcagATTTTGATCAAAATGAAGACGAAAAGGACCACAATGAATATTccaataaaactaaaagctCAGAAGGAAGCCCGACCCAGGTTACCGACGATATAACTGAAGATGATGAAAGTGGCATTGCAATAGTTAAAACAAAAACCGAAATAGATACTTCTTATGAAGGTACTGGAAATTTGGATAGCACACACATGttgaattcaaataatttgcCGGTGCATGATAGTACTGTAACAAATGAATTAGTAAATAATTCAGTTATTACGAAGGAAATGGAAAgtgctataaatatattagacGATGACGAAGAGATGGAAGTAGAAGCAACGGAAGACATGCTACCTAAAATAGCAAGTGTCACAAGTGTTGCTGTGCCAACGTCGACGAAGCTCGAAGCCATTGATGATCAAATTTTATCAGAGAAAGCAAATAGCTTGCCAACATCTATGAAGCCCGTAGCTTCTTATGATCAAATTTTAGCAGAGAAAGCAAACAGTTTGCCAACATCCATGAAGCCCGTAGCTTCTTATGATCAAATTTTAGCAGAGAAAGCAAACAGTTTGCCAACATCCATGAAGCCCCAGGCGTCTTATGATCAAATTTTAGCAGAGAAAGCAAATAGCTTGCCAACATCTATGAAGCCCGTAGCTTCTTATGATCAAATTTTAGCAGAGAAAGCAAACAGTTTGCCAACATCCATGAAGCCCCAGGCGTCTTATGATCAAATTTTAGCAGAGAAAGCAAACAGTTTACCAAAAACTATCGAGCCCGAAGCTTCTTATGATCAAATTTTAGCAGAGAAAGCAAACAGCTTGCCAAAATGTATTGAGCCCGAAGTTTCTTACGATCAAATTTTAGCAGAGAAAGCAAACAGCTTGCCAAAATATATCGAGCCCGAAGCTTcttatgataaaattttagCAGAGAAAGCAAACAGCTTGCCAAAATGTATTGACCCCGAAGTTTCTTACGATCAAATTTTAGCAGAGAAAGCAAACAGTTTGCTAAATTCCATAAAGCCTGAAGCTATTATTGATCAAAGTGAAGCGGAAAAAGCAAATAGTTTGGCGTTCTTTCAACacaaagattttttagacaattTTGAAGTACTGCCGAGTGATATACAGTTTGTTGATGATGGTATTGTGATTGATGATGAAGATGATGACAATGTAAAAG acgaaattaaaattaaaattgaagacGCACAAGTAACAGATACAAATGGAGAAAATGAAAGTTGCAATGTTGacttaaaacttttattatttccaaCTGTTTATACGAAAAAATTAGATCATAtggatgtttttaaatttttggaaTACGATCAAATACGCGACAGAAGGATCATAGATTGCGCGATCATCGAAAGCAAACCAGTTGATGTCAAAGCCGTCAAAACAGAAGAAAACCCAAAAGACAAACcaaaagaacaaaaaatagAATCAAAGGAAGAACTAAAACAACCAAAAGAAGAACCAGAAcaagaacaaaatatacaagtaAAAGAAGAACCAAAAATAGTACCAAAAGAAGAACCAGAAGAAGAATTCGATGTAGACAATTTTGACAATGACTTAGCCACTTCTAGCGATGAGGAATCCATAGATTTTCAAAAacatagaataaaattatcaagcTGGCTTTTGCAAAAACCTCGCGTTAAAAACTACAATCCGATACAGCTTTGTAAAAATCCTGATTTTAATACAAGATTGAAACGCTTGACCTCTGGATTCCTAAGCTACGAACGAAACCGTCGTTATTTAAAGAGATGTCAACCGGTCACCATCGACCTGCATAAAACTTTCGaaacaaaacttatatataaaacgCTTTATTTGAAAGACGAATATACACAGGCAATAAGCATTCCAGGACCGATAGCTCCAATTCCACGAACATCTAGTTCCGAGCTATGTGCAGCAAGGatatctaatataaataatgttgatCGACCAAATGAACTTCCCGATACTAGCAGCCAAACGGCAACTCCAATGTTACAAACCGTGTCATCTCAAAGGAATAAAGTGGTCAATTTGCCAGATATTAATGAAGTGCGTCGTATTAATCAAAATCTTTTGTGTGCTGAAGTCGCACCCATTCAAAGCAAAAGTCCCCCAATAAAACTTAATGCTAGTCCACATTCTTCTGACAAGGATGTGGAAATGGTAGAAAATGATACATTCATTGAAAATTCAACCGGTAAAACTGGAGGTCAAGACGTGGAAATCGTTAACAGAGATATCACAGGTGAAGTTGAAATAAGTAATCTCGGCGTAGACGTTGTACAAACCCCACACACTATTCCTGACGCCGATCTGACCTCCATAAACATCAATTCAAATGCATCTAAAACGGTTAAATTAAAGTCAATGCAAGATAAACTTATGAATCGTTTAAGTAAACTATCAACTTTATGTCCTGATTCAAGAGGGaaaaaaactacaaaactTGTAGAAAAACCCATTTATAAAACTGCACGACTGCAACGTCTTAGAATACCTTGGCTTTCGAGGACCAATTACCGGTGTGAAGATGCTTTGTTGGCGTCTGATACGGTGGATAAAATGTTGATGCTTTTCACTGGTGAAATTTGTTATCGGAAAAAGAAATCTAATTCAAACCATAAAATGATATCATCTTCTACTGGTGCGACATCGAGTGAAACACTAAAAGAAACATTAGATGTCGTGTCCCTGCAAACAAATTCAACGCCAGTAGCTCAAACTAGtgtcaataaacaaaatgttgattttgatgtccaaaagaaaaataaaaaaagagggAAAAAGCCAGTTTTAATgccattaaaacaaaattctgATGATGTAAATatcgtattaaaatattgttgttgGGCTCGTAAAAAAATTGCTAATAAAGGAGTTAATGAAGATTTTCACACATGCAAAACTCACTGTGTGTGTTGTTGTAGTAATATTCTTGGTAAAATTTTGAAACGGGGAGTTTGGAAAACCAAAATGGACCAGCAACTTGTTGAGCCAATTGTTTTATCTGATGATGATAGTGACGTAGTAAAAAGTAATGTAGATACTAATTCGATGGAAGATAACACGACATTGAATACTCCTGAAATATCTTCTCTCGTCCCTGAATCTATAAATATCGATAATTCGATTGACAGTCaagatatttcaaatatatcGGAACATAAAGACAGACAAACATTACAAATGGCTAATATATCTGATTTATCTCAACAACCTATATTAGTGACATCCCTACCACAACCTCTGGTTACTCAATCACAACCTCAGTCGTCACAATTACAACCTAATTCAGAGGTTACAGAAACTCGGTCGTCTGAAACCTTTTCAGTCAAATATTCAAAATCAACCGTCAGAGGTAGGTTAAGAAAACGTCCAGAAATGCctaaaactgtttatagctACAACAAATTAGCTCAAGAAAAAGTTCAAGTAAAACTTAAAGGTAACGAGATACCAAGACCATCACCAATTTTTATTGgtgtcaataaaattttactaacTAGTCGGCCTTATTATAGACCCCCAGACTTACCTCTTGAAGCTCCTCAAATATTGTTACCAAACGGCGTTCACTTTGTGTTATTGCCAAATAAAGAACTGGCTGTATCTATCGAACCTGGTGTTGAACTTGATCAAAATGAACTACAGGAATTGCAgtctatcaaaaataatattcagaaACATATTGacacattttcattatttaataacgCAACGACGAATAATCTGCCAGACTGCGGAACAGATAACAATAATCATCAAGAAGATAACGAAAAcagtgaaataaatgaaaatgctATGCATGAAAATGAGGATAAAGTTGATGATCTGCAACAGAGCGACGCAAGTAATTTGCCTAATACAAATCAAACTCAAAGTATATCTGATTTACCATTAGacaatattaactatttagAAACGAATAATTTACTGGACGgtaaaaataaagatgaaCAAAATTCTGATAAACAAGAAAAGGGTGCTGATGAAGTATCTTTATTAGGAAACCCAAGTACTGGTGCAACGATGACTAGCCGAAAAACGATATTATCAGACTTGATGGAAATGTCTGGCATATCTGAGGAAGACGCTAAAATACCGGAGACCCCTACTCGAAATCTTTTAATGACCATTAATCCTTTGCCAATGGACGGAACTGTACAAACGCCTTTGCCTGCCACTTCAGTAGAGCAAGAATTGGTTGTGACTGATTTCATACAATCACCGCCCGCTCTTGCCGCGTTAGCTGCTCGGCCGGATCTTAAAATAGTGACAACATACAACGACCTGAAATCATCATTCGATATTAATAgtaatttctttaaattagatattatGACTGGTGAGATGTCATCTGTGAACGTATGTATTAAGAAGCGTGAACCGTTGTTAAAAACTAAACATGGCATTCCAAACTCTGACGTTGTAGTTGATTTAACAGAGGATACTGAAAATGATGGACAACCTTCAAACACCGAAATTGAAGATACTGAGAAAGGGGAAACTGTAAATATTGAAACTGAAAGTGTAGCTAAACCAGTAAAACTATTCCGAGCAATACATCCTTCTATATTAAGAAACGATAGCAAAGGATTTTCTGTTCTTAAAACATTCAAGGATATCCGTAGCGATAGAATTTTCAAAAGAGTGGATGCAAATAAGATATTGAAAATTGTTACcgtaaataaaagaaaacaacatttaaatcaACCCTTCCGTTTAGAAATATCAGATTCAGATGAGGACGgcaaattagaaaaaaatatgccTGAAGGTCACGAAAAAACGCAATTGAAAACTATAGATGATTATTCCGATGAATCTGATGAGGAACCTTTAGCAAAGAAAGCCAAACGTCAATCTGAGATCGCAGCTTACAGTGTTCCAAGCACGAATAACGATGAAGCAAATGACAATGAAAAATCTCAATCTGAAGAAAATATGACTTTGTTAGAAATGCCAAATCATATGTTGATGGATGAGGAATTAGATGAACAACCTGAACTTGAGGCGTGTGAAAATGATTCGGAAGAAGATTGTATTTTAggtgtataa